The DNA sequence GGCCGCCGACCTCGTGCGCGCCCGCCCCTTCGACAGCCATGAACAGCTGTTCCGGTACGCCGACGCACAGTTGTTCGGCCTCGGCGAGGAGTCCATCGACTCCATCCTGCAGGCCTATCCCGACGTCGGCCGGCGGCCGGGCAGCGAGAAGTCCCACGCCGAGCAGTGCGCGATCATCGACGAGCGGCCCGAGATCATGGCCGAGTTGTCCGCCGCGTCGAAGTCCTACCTGGAGCACTTCGGTTTCGGGTTCGTCATGTACATCAACGGCTACGGCGCCGACGATGTGCTCGCCGCGCTGCACGACCGCCTGCACAACGACTACGAAACCGAGCGCAAAGTGGTGCGCAACGAGCTGGCCCGGATCAACCGCACCCGGCTCGAACGCATGCTCGGCCCCGAGGGTGGCTACGACAACTGGTGACAACTGGTGACAACTGGTGAGGCTCGACCGGTGACGGCTCACCGCCCCGGCCAGCGCCCGCTCACCTAGGCTCGTCCCGGTGAGCACACCGCCGAGACCCACAGGTCACCCGCACTTTCTGTCGCTTCCCGACCTTGCCGCCAGAACCGCGGGCGGGGCTGTGGTGTGGGCCAACGACGATCTGTTCGCCGAGAAAGAGAACCTGATCAAGCCGGGGCCCGCCGAACACCGGCCCGCCACCTTCGGTCACAAGGGACAGGTCTACGACGGCTGGGAGACCCGCAGGCGCCGCGGGGTCACGGCCGAGTCCCACGATTCGGCCGTCATCAGGCTCGGCGTGCCGGCCGTCGTCCGCGGCGTCGTCGTCGACACCGCGTGGTTCACCGGAAACTATCCGCCCGAGATCTCCGTCGAGGCCGCCTTCGTCGCGGGCTACCCCTCGGTGCAGGAGCTCATCGGAGACCCCGGCAAGACGGACTGGACCACCATCGTGGAACGCTCCACCGTCAACGGCGACACCCGCAACCCGTTCCCCACCTCCTCGTCGCGGCGCTGGACGCATCTGCGCCTGTCCGTCTACCCGGACGGCGGAGTGGCGCGGTTCCGGGTGCATGGTGAGGGACTGATCAACCCCGACTTCGCCGAGAACATGACGCTGGACCTCGCCGCGCTCGAGAACGGGGGGCGAATCACCGCCTGCTCCAACATGTTCTACAGCTCACCGAACAATCTGTTGCTGCCCGGAGTGGCCCGCACCATGGGTGATGGGTGGGAGACCTCGCGGCGCCGCGACGCCGGCAACGACTGGGTGGAGATGAAGCTGGCCGGCCAGGGCGTGCTCGACGCGGTCGAGTTGGACACCTCGTACTTCGTCGGCAACGCCCCGGGCGCGGCCCGCCTGTCGGGCCGCGACGGCGACGGTTCGTGGTTCGACATACTGCCGCTGACCGAGCTGCAGCCCGACACCCGGCACCGGTTCCGCGTCCACGAGCGGCGCCCCGTCACCGCAGCGCGCCTGGACGTCTACCCCGACGGCGGCATGGCCCGGGTGCGGCTGTTCGGCTCACTGACCGCCGACGGCCTGCGCGAGGTGTGCGACCGCTGGGCGGCCGGCGCCTGACGGCTCAGGGACGCGGGCCGGACTGCGGGTCGGCCTGCCCGGCGATGTCCTCGGCTTCGGAGGCCAGCCGTCGGGCATCCTTGCGGGTCTTGTACAGGCTGGCCACGGTGGTGATCAGCAGCGTCACGACGATCACACCCAGCGACCACAAGGTCGGGATCTCGGGTACCGGCACGTGCTCGCCACCGTTGATGAACGCCAGCTCGTTCTCGTGCAGCGCATGCAGCAGCAGCTTGACCCCGATGAAGAACAGGATGAACGCCAGTCCCTGCGACAGGTACACCAGCCGCTTGAGCAGGTCGCCCAGCAGGAAGTACAGCTGGCGCAACCCCATCAGCGCGAACACGTTCGCGGTGAACACCAGGTAGGGCTCCTGGGTCAGGCCGTAGATCGCCGGGATGGAGTCCAGCGCGAAGATCAGGTCGGTGGTACCCAGCGCGACGATCACCAGGAACATCGGCGTCATCAACCGCTTGCCGTTCTCCTTCACCCACAGCCGCAGGCCGTCCCACTGGTCGGTGAACGACAGGTGCCGCTGGGCGAAGCGGACCACCACGTTGTCGGCGTCGTCGTCGTGGTCGGTGTCGCGCACCAGCTGGATGGCCGTGTACAGCAGGAACGCACCGAAGATGTAGAACACCCAAGAGAACCGGGCGATCGCGACCGCACCGAGGGCGATGAAGATGCCCCGGAACACCAGCGCCAGGATGATGCCGACGAGCAGCGCCTGCTGCTGGTAGATCCGCGGCACCTTGAAGCTGGCCATGATGATCAAGAAGATGAACAGGTTGTCCACCGACAGGCTGTACTCGGTGAGCCAGCCTGCGAAGAACTCCAGCCCGTACTGGCTGCCGTGGAAGAACCACGTCCACAGGCCGAACAGGATCGCCAACCCGACGTAGAAGCTCAGCGCGGTGGCCGTCTCACGCCGTGAGGGCTCATGCGGGCGCCGCCCGATCACGATCACATCGAAGAGCAGGATCGCGATGGTCACACTGAGCGTGATCGCCCACTCGAGTCCGCTGACGTTCATCAAACCTCCGGTCGTCGTTTCAACGCCGGAGGTCTCTTCCACCGCCGAGTGCGGCCCACAACACCGGTCGATCAGAGATGGACGACGTGGTGACGACGTTGTGGCGAAGGAATACTCCCCTCCAGGGCGGTGATTCTGCCAGCCGGTCGCCCGACACGCGAATCAACCGCCACCCGACGCCACCGGGGGCCGCCCGGCGCTTAGTAGTTTGTACCCGTGACAGCAGCGGATCCAACCCCCGAGATCCCCGCCCAGTTCGTGCTGTCGGCGTTCGCCCCCGAGCCGCGCACGCTGATCGACATCCTCTACGACACCGCGCGGCGCTACCCCGACGCGCCTGCCCTCGACGACGGCACCGTCCAGCTCACCTATGCCGAGCTGGTCTCCGACATCGAGGACAGCGTGGCGTGGCTGGCCGCCCGCGGGATCGGCCGCGGCGACCGCATCGGCATCCGGATGCCCTCGGGCAGCTACGCGCTCTACGTCGCGATCCTGGCCACGCTCGCCACCGGCGCCGCCTACGTTCCGGTCGACGCCGACGACCCCGTCGAGCGCGCGGAACTGGTGTTCACCGAGGCCGGCGTCGTCGCCGTCATCACCGAGCAGGGACTCGTCCGCGGCCCCGGGTCGTCCCGCGGCTGGCGCGCCGCAGCACCGCTGAGCCGCGACGACGCGTGGATCATCTTCACTTCCGGCTCCACCGGAACCCCCAAGGGTGTCGCGGTCAGCCATCGCAGCGCCGCCGCGTTCGTCGACGCCGAGGCGCGGATGTTCCTGCAGGACAATCCGCTGGGCCCCGGGGACCGGGTGCTGGCGGGACTGTCGGTGGCGTTCGACGCCTCCTGCGAGGAGATGTGGCTGGCGTGGCGGCACGGCGCCTGTCTGGTGCCCGCCCCGCGCTCGCTGGTGCGCAGCGGGATGGACCTGGGCCCCTGGTTGGTGTCGCGCGACATCACGGTGGTCTCGACCGTGCCGACGCTGGCAGCGCTGTGGCCGGCGGAGGCCCTGGAGGCGGTGCGGTTGCTGATCTTCGGCGGCGAGGCCTGCCCGCCCGAACTCGCCGAGCGGCTCGCGGTGGACGGCCGCGAAGTGTGGAACACCTACGGCCCGACCGAAGCGACCGTGGTGGCCTGTGCGGCGCGGCTGTTCGGGCGGGGGCCCGTCAGCATCGGCCTGCCCCTGCCCGGGTGGGATCTGGCGGTCGTCGGCGCCGACGGCCGGCCGGTGAACCTCGGGGAGGTCGGAGAGCTGGTCATCGGCGGGGTGGGGCTGGCGCGCTACCTCGATCCCGACAAGGACGCCGAGAAGTACGCCCCGATGCCCACGCTCGCCTGGAGCCGCGCCTACCGCAGCGGCGACCTGGTCCGGCTGGAGGCCGACGGGTTGTATTTCGTCGGCCGCGCCGACGACCAGGTCAAGGTCGGCGGCCGCCGCATCGAGCTCGGTGAGGTGGACAGCGCGCTGGTGCATCTGCCGGGGGTCAGCGGCGGCGCGGCGGCGGTGCGGCGCACGGCCAGCGGAACCCCCCTGCTGGTCGGTTATGTCGCCAGCGCCGATCCGAACTTCGACCTGGCCGCCGCCCGGACCGCGCTGGCGCAGTCACTGCCCGCCGCCCTGGTGCCCCGTCTGGTCCTCGTCGACGAGCTGCCCACCCGCACGTCAGGCAAGGTGGACCGCGACGCGCTGCCGTGGCCGGTCGACGGAGCCGGTGACGACGCACCGGACCTTCTCGGGACGACGGGCTGGCTGGCCGGGCTGTGGCGCGACGGGCTGGCCGCACAGGTCGACGGGCCGGAGGCGGACTTCTTCGCCCTGGGCGGCGGATCGCTGGCTGCCGCCCAGCTGATCGCCGCGCTGCGGCAGCGCTACCCGCAGGTGACCGTCGCCGACCTCTACGACCACCCGCGGCTGGGGTCG is a window from the Mycolicibacterium poriferae genome containing:
- a CDS encoding 2-oxo-4-hydroxy-4-carboxy-5-ureidoimidazoline decarboxylase, whose amino-acid sequence is MLLHQGIGLEAFNEMPTRRAVHAVFECCYSVPLAADLVRARPFDSHEQLFRYADAQLFGLGEESIDSILQAYPDVGRRPGSEKSHAEQCAIIDERPEIMAELSAASKSYLEHFGFGFVMYINGYGADDVLAALHDRLHNDYETERKVVRNELARINRTRLERMLGPEGGYDNW
- the alc gene encoding allantoicase, with the protein product MSTPPRPTGHPHFLSLPDLAARTAGGAVVWANDDLFAEKENLIKPGPAEHRPATFGHKGQVYDGWETRRRRGVTAESHDSAVIRLGVPAVVRGVVVDTAWFTGNYPPEISVEAAFVAGYPSVQELIGDPGKTDWTTIVERSTVNGDTRNPFPTSSSRRWTHLRLSVYPDGGVARFRVHGEGLINPDFAENMTLDLAALENGGRITACSNMFYSSPNNLLLPGVARTMGDGWETSRRRDAGNDWVEMKLAGQGVLDAVELDTSYFVGNAPGAARLSGRDGDGSWFDILPLTELQPDTRHRFRVHERRPVTAARLDVYPDGGMARVRLFGSLTADGLREVCDRWAAGA
- a CDS encoding TerC family protein; this translates as MNVSGLEWAITLSVTIAILLFDVIVIGRRPHEPSRRETATALSFYVGLAILFGLWTWFFHGSQYGLEFFAGWLTEYSLSVDNLFIFLIIMASFKVPRIYQQQALLVGIILALVFRGIFIALGAVAIARFSWVFYIFGAFLLYTAIQLVRDTDHDDDADNVVVRFAQRHLSFTDQWDGLRLWVKENGKRLMTPMFLVIVALGTTDLIFALDSIPAIYGLTQEPYLVFTANVFALMGLRQLYFLLGDLLKRLVYLSQGLAFILFFIGVKLLLHALHENELAFINGGEHVPVPEIPTLWSLGVIVVTLLITTVASLYKTRKDARRLASEAEDIAGQADPQSGPRP